A region from the Streptomyces lydicus genome encodes:
- a CDS encoding GH92 family glycosyl hydrolase: MRIGYRHRPRRGITRLAALAAAALLVVTVPGPARAAPPRQPQGDTEFRSSFESGEPQPDWTDSVDTGPDGTPRASGVSPQTASAAPGMNTRTDTGPDASPTAKAHAGFSGTHALRYSGTHTADGRGYSYNKIFDVDLPVTAATSLSYKIFPEMAKSDPDYPATHAAVDLAFTDGTYLSELSAVDQHGAPLTPQGQAAAKTLYANQWNDRESRIGAVAAGKTVDRILVAYDAPRAPRTAPAFRGWVDDIVLGPKAPEKPLAHLSDYAVTTRGTLSSGSFSRGNTFPALAVPNGFNFWTPVTNAGSADWLYEYARKNNADNLPTLQAFSASHEPSPWMGDRQTFQVMPSVAAGTPDASRAGRALPFHHANETAKPHYYGVTFDNGLKAEITPTDHAALMRFTFPGDRASLIFDNVNNKGGLSLDTEHGTVTGFSDVRSGLSVGATRLFVYGVFDAPVTGGGALEGGGGKDVTGYLRFKPGADRTVTMRIATSLISVDQARANLTREIPADATFADVRDRAQAQWDGLLGRIEVQGASRDQLTTLYSNLYRLYLYPNSGFETVGSRSRYASPFSPQTGQDTPTRTGSKIVDGEVYVNNGFWDTYRTTWPAYSLLTPERAGKMVDGFVQQYRDGGWISRWSSPGYADLMTGTSSDVAFADAYAKGVKFDAEAAYAAAVKNATVAPPNSGVGRKGMNTAPFLGYTSTDTREGMSWALEGCLNDFGIARMGKALYEKTKKPRYKEESAYFLGRAQNYVKLFDDKVGFFQGKDAQGHWRLPPGTFDPRVWGNDYTETNAWTAAFTAPQDTRGLANLYGGRAGLAGKLDAYFSTPETASKEFAGSYGDVIHEMTEARDTRMGMYGHNNQPSHHIGYLYDAAGQPWKTQEKVREAMSRLYLGSEIGQGYPGDEDNGEMSAWYVFSALGFYPLVMGQGEYAVGSPLFTRATVHLENGRDLTIEAPRNSARNVYVQGLTVNGRPWHSTALPHGLLARGGTLEFAMGDRPSSWGSGPDDAPASLTKGDAAPTPPADVTDPAAGPLFDNTSATAATFTTAAADTGGQVRAVSYTLTSADRAAAPAGWRLEGSADGRRWRVLDRRSGERFTWDRQTRVFTIAHPGTFRHHRLVSEGGPGTLAEIELLDRGKTS, from the coding sequence GTGCGGATCGGATACCGGCACCGTCCACGGCGGGGGATCACCCGCCTCGCCGCCCTCGCGGCGGCCGCGCTACTCGTCGTCACCGTGCCCGGCCCGGCACGGGCCGCGCCGCCCCGACAGCCCCAGGGGGACACGGAATTCCGCTCCTCCTTCGAATCCGGCGAACCGCAGCCGGACTGGACCGACAGCGTCGACACCGGCCCCGACGGCACCCCCCGGGCCTCGGGTGTCAGCCCGCAGACCGCCTCCGCCGCGCCCGGCATGAACACCCGGACCGACACCGGCCCCGACGCCTCCCCCACCGCGAAGGCGCACGCCGGCTTCAGCGGCACCCATGCGCTGCGCTACTCCGGCACCCACACCGCCGACGGCCGCGGCTACTCGTACAACAAGATCTTCGATGTCGATCTGCCCGTCACCGCGGCCACTTCGCTCTCGTACAAGATCTTCCCCGAGATGGCGAAGAGCGATCCGGACTATCCGGCGACCCACGCCGCCGTGGACCTGGCCTTCACCGACGGCACCTACCTCAGCGAGCTGTCCGCCGTCGACCAGCACGGCGCGCCGCTGACCCCGCAGGGCCAGGCCGCCGCCAAGACGCTCTACGCCAATCAGTGGAACGACCGGGAGTCGCGGATCGGCGCGGTCGCCGCCGGCAAGACCGTCGACCGGATCCTGGTCGCCTACGACGCACCCCGGGCGCCGCGCACCGCACCGGCCTTCCGCGGCTGGGTCGACGACATCGTCCTCGGGCCCAAGGCCCCGGAGAAGCCCCTCGCGCACCTCTCCGACTACGCCGTCACCACCCGCGGCACGCTCTCCAGCGGCAGCTTCTCGCGCGGCAACACCTTCCCCGCCCTCGCGGTCCCCAACGGGTTCAATTTCTGGACCCCGGTCACCAACGCGGGCTCCGCCGACTGGCTCTACGAGTACGCGCGCAAGAACAACGCCGACAACCTCCCCACCCTCCAGGCCTTCAGCGCCAGCCATGAGCCGAGCCCGTGGATGGGAGACCGGCAGACCTTCCAGGTCATGCCGTCCGTCGCGGCCGGTACTCCGGACGCCTCCCGCGCCGGCCGTGCGCTGCCGTTCCACCACGCCAACGAGACCGCGAAGCCGCACTACTACGGCGTGACCTTCGACAACGGCCTCAAGGCGGAGATCACCCCGACCGACCACGCCGCGCTGATGCGCTTCACCTTCCCCGGCGACCGGGCGAGCCTGATCTTCGACAACGTCAACAACAAGGGCGGGCTGAGCCTGGACACCGAGCACGGGACCGTCACCGGCTTCTCGGACGTCAGGAGCGGACTGTCCGTCGGCGCCACCCGGCTCTTCGTCTACGGCGTCTTCGACGCCCCGGTCACCGGCGGCGGTGCACTGGAGGGCGGGGGTGGCAAGGACGTCACCGGTTATCTCCGCTTCAAGCCCGGGGCGGACCGCACCGTGACCATGCGGATCGCCACCTCCCTGATCAGCGTGGACCAGGCCAGGGCGAATCTGACCCGGGAGATCCCGGCCGACGCGACCTTCGCCGACGTCAGGGACCGGGCGCAGGCACAGTGGGACGGCCTCCTGGGCCGGATCGAGGTCCAGGGCGCGAGCCGCGACCAGCTCACCACCCTTTACTCCAACCTCTACCGCCTCTACCTCTACCCCAACTCCGGCTTCGAGACGGTAGGTTCGCGCAGCCGCTACGCCTCTCCCTTCTCTCCGCAGACCGGCCAGGACACCCCGACCCGCACCGGCTCGAAGATCGTCGACGGTGAGGTGTACGTCAACAACGGCTTCTGGGACACCTACCGGACCACCTGGCCCGCCTACTCCCTGCTCACCCCGGAGCGGGCCGGGAAGATGGTCGACGGCTTCGTCCAGCAGTACAGGGACGGCGGCTGGATCTCCCGCTGGTCCTCGCCCGGTTATGCGGACCTGATGACCGGAACGAGTTCCGATGTGGCCTTCGCCGACGCCTACGCCAAGGGGGTGAAGTTCGACGCCGAGGCCGCCTATGCCGCGGCCGTCAAGAACGCCACCGTCGCCCCGCCGAACTCCGGCGTCGGCCGCAAGGGCATGAACACCGCGCCCTTCCTCGGCTATACGAGCACCGATACCCGTGAGGGCATGTCCTGGGCGCTGGAGGGTTGTCTCAACGACTTCGGCATCGCCCGGATGGGCAAGGCCCTGTACGAGAAGACCAAAAAGCCCCGCTACAAGGAAGAATCCGCTTATTTCCTGGGCCGCGCCCAGAACTACGTCAAGCTCTTCGACGACAAGGTCGGCTTCTTCCAGGGCAAGGACGCCCAGGGCCACTGGCGGCTGCCACCGGGCACTTTCGATCCCCGGGTCTGGGGCAACGACTACACCGAGACCAACGCCTGGACCGCCGCCTTCACCGCGCCGCAGGACACCAGGGGCCTGGCCAACCTCTACGGCGGCCGCGCCGGTCTGGCCGGGAAGCTGGACGCCTACTTCTCCACACCGGAGACCGCGTCCAAGGAATTCGCCGGCTCCTACGGCGACGTGATCCATGAGATGACCGAGGCCCGCGACACCCGTATGGGTATGTACGGCCACAACAATCAGCCCTCGCACCACATCGGCTATCTGTACGACGCGGCCGGGCAGCCCTGGAAGACGCAGGAAAAGGTCCGCGAGGCGATGTCCCGGCTCTATCTCGGCAGTGAGATCGGCCAGGGATATCCGGGCGACGAGGACAACGGCGAGATGTCCGCGTGGTACGTCTTCAGCGCGCTCGGCTTCTATCCGCTGGTGATGGGCCAGGGCGAATACGCGGTGGGCTCCCCGCTGTTCACCCGGGCCACCGTCCATCTGGAGAACGGGCGCGACCTCACCATCGAGGCGCCCAGGAACAGCGCCCGCAACGTATATGTGCAGGGCCTGACCGTCAACGGCAGGCCCTGGCACTCCACCGCCCTGCCGCACGGACTGCTGGCGCGCGGCGGCACCCTGGAGTTCGCCATGGGCGACCGGCCGTCCTCCTGGGGCTCCGGCCCGGACGACGCGCCGGCCTCGCTCACCAAGGGCGACGCGGCGCCCACACCGCCGGCGGATGTCACCGACCCCGCGGCCGGCCCGCTCTTCGACAACACCTCCGCCACCGCGGCCACGTTCACCACGGCCGCGGCCGATACGGGCGGGCAGGTCCGGGCCGTCTCGTACACGCTGACCTCGGCGGATCGCGCCGCGGCGCCCGCGGGCTGGCGGCTGGAGGGCTCGGCGGACGGGCGGCGCTGGCGGGTGCTGGACCGCCGCTCGGGCGAGCGCTTCACCTGGGACCGGCAGACGCGGGTGTTCACCATCGCGCACCCCGGCACATTCCGGCACCACCGCCTGGTGAGCGAGGGCGGTCCGGGCACCCTCGCGGAGATCGAGCTGCTGGATCGCGGAAAAACCAGTTGA
- a CDS encoding ROK family transcriptional regulator: METPGSQSSLHRANLERVVRAVRMAGSLTQAEIARSTGLSAATVSNIVRELKDGGTVEVTPTSAGGRRARSVSLSGDAGIVVGVDFGHSHLRVAIGNLAHQVLAEQSEPIDVDASAAEGFDRAEELVNRLITATGLDVGKVIGVGLGVPGPIDVESGTLGSTAILPGWSGTNPGQELSGRLGVPVHVDNDANLGALGELVWGGGRGAADLAYIKVASGVGAGLVISGQIYRGPGGTAGEIGHITLDESGPVCRCGNRGCLETFTAARYVLPLLQPSHGPDLTMARVVQLAREGDPGCRRVIADVGRHIGSGVANLCNLLNPSRVVLGGDLAEAGELVLAPIRESVSRYAIPSAARQLGVVPGTLGGRAEVLGALALVLSEMGDSTLLDGAQSTDAPALA, translated from the coding sequence ATGGAGACTCCGGGGTCGCAGTCCTCGCTGCACCGGGCCAATCTGGAGCGGGTCGTACGTGCGGTGCGTATGGCGGGCTCCCTCACGCAGGCGGAGATCGCCCGGAGCACGGGGCTGTCCGCGGCCACCGTTTCCAACATCGTTCGTGAGTTGAAGGACGGCGGGACCGTCGAGGTGACCCCGACCTCGGCCGGCGGGCGGCGGGCGCGCAGCGTCTCCCTCTCCGGCGACGCGGGCATCGTCGTCGGGGTCGATTTCGGGCATTCCCATCTGCGGGTGGCGATCGGCAACCTCGCCCACCAGGTGCTCGCCGAACAGTCCGAGCCGATCGATGTGGACGCCTCCGCCGCCGAAGGCTTCGACCGGGCGGAAGAGCTGGTCAACCGGCTGATCACGGCCACCGGACTCGACGTGGGCAAGGTCATCGGCGTCGGCCTGGGCGTACCGGGACCCATCGACGTCGAGTCCGGGACGCTGGGCTCGACGGCGATCCTGCCGGGCTGGTCGGGGACGAACCCCGGCCAGGAGCTGTCCGGGCGCCTCGGGGTGCCGGTCCACGTCGACAACGACGCCAACCTCGGCGCACTGGGCGAGCTGGTGTGGGGCGGGGGCCGGGGGGCCGCCGACCTGGCGTACATCAAGGTCGCCAGCGGTGTCGGGGCCGGCCTGGTGATCAGCGGGCAGATCTACCGGGGGCCGGGCGGCACGGCGGGCGAGATCGGGCACATCACGCTGGACGAGTCCGGCCCGGTGTGCCGCTGCGGCAACCGCGGCTGCCTGGAGACCTTCACCGCGGCCCGCTATGTGCTCCCGCTGCTGCAGCCGAGCCACGGGCCCGATCTGACCATGGCGCGGGTGGTACAGCTGGCCCGCGAGGGCGACCCGGGCTGCCGGCGGGTGATCGCGGACGTCGGCCGTCATATCGGCAGCGGTGTGGCGAACCTGTGCAATCTGCTCAATCCCAGCCGGGTGGTGCTCGGCGGTGATCTCGCCGAGGCCGGTGAGCTGGTCCTGGCGCCGATCCGGGAATCGGTGTCGCGGTACGCGATCCCGAGTGCGGCACGGCAGTTGGGGGTCGTCCCGGGCACGCTCGGGGGCCGTGCGGAGGTGCTGGGCGCGCTGGCGCTGGTGCTGAGCGAGATGGGCGATTCGACCCTGCTCGACGGAGCGCAGTCCACGGACGCTCCGGCCCTGGCATGA
- a CDS encoding FG-GAP repeat domain-containing protein, with protein MIPSFGRRRGRTLARLAAVALTATLTGSTASAALADSPTPSDAARRQAVAAPEHAPAAAGTTHTTPFFLVLECVDRRGSLFMYAPDGTGNFGPRDKIFDGDDIPDFKYLRAAAQVDSDKDGYGDATYHWMNNGALSYTYTAADDKVKTRAIGGGWQIYSKVFSPGDVAGARASDILAVDKSGVLWLYQARTDGTLTARIRVGAGWGGYTQFAGQGDLTGDGRADLVARDKAGVLWLYKGTGNAKAPFSARTRIGAGWNGYNYLHSSGDVNGDGVADLLGRVGNGSLYLYEGTGKASAPFAKPVKVRGSYGSYRLIF; from the coding sequence GTGATACCTTCCTTCGGCCGTCGGCGCGGACGCACTCTCGCCCGGCTCGCGGCCGTTGCGCTGACCGCCACGCTGACCGGTTCGACCGCGAGCGCCGCGCTGGCAGACAGCCCTACCCCGTCCGACGCCGCGCGGCGCCAGGCGGTGGCGGCCCCCGAGCACGCCCCCGCGGCGGCCGGGACCACGCACACCACCCCGTTCTTCCTCGTCCTGGAGTGCGTGGACCGGCGCGGCAGCCTGTTCATGTACGCGCCGGACGGCACCGGGAACTTCGGCCCCCGGGACAAGATCTTCGACGGCGACGACATCCCGGACTTCAAGTACCTCCGGGCCGCCGCCCAGGTCGACAGCGACAAGGACGGCTACGGCGACGCCACGTACCACTGGATGAACAACGGCGCGCTGTCGTACACCTACACCGCCGCCGATGACAAGGTGAAGACCCGTGCCATCGGCGGGGGTTGGCAGATCTACTCCAAGGTCTTCTCCCCCGGTGACGTCGCCGGTGCCCGGGCGTCGGACATCCTCGCCGTGGACAAGTCCGGGGTGCTGTGGCTGTACCAGGCCCGGACGGACGGCACGCTCACCGCGCGGATCCGCGTCGGCGCCGGCTGGGGCGGCTACACCCAGTTCGCCGGCCAGGGCGACCTCACCGGTGACGGGCGGGCCGACCTGGTCGCCCGGGACAAGGCCGGGGTGCTCTGGCTCTACAAGGGCACCGGGAACGCCAAGGCGCCGTTCTCCGCCCGCACCCGGATCGGCGCCGGCTGGAACGGCTACAACTACCTGCACTCCAGCGGGGATGTGAACGGCGACGGCGTCGCCGACCTGCTGGGCCGCGTCGGCAATGGCTCGCTGTACCTCTACGAGGGCACCGGCAAGGCGTCCGCGCCGTTCGCCAAGCCGGTCAAGGTCCGTGGCTCGTACGGGAGTTACCGCCTGATCTTCTGA
- a CDS encoding sugar ABC transporter substrate-binding protein → MNVWTRRVVIGTAAVSMALSVAACGKAGDNAKGGGDNKTIGLLLPENKTTRYETFDRPLMEAKIKSLCSDCTVKYNNAAQETETQKKQFDALITQGVKVIILDAVDFKATKSWVNQAAAKGVKVIAYDRLAEGKLSAYVSYDNEKIGRLQGQALVKALGDKAKDSNVVMINGSPTDPNMPFFKKGAHSVLDKQVKKVAYEQDIPDWSTDEANKKMNAALDSLGKDGIQGVYSGNDGMAGGIITALKQKGVKVPVGGQDAELAGLQRILKGDQAFTIYKQIKPQADSTAEIAVKLLKGEKIGSLTDTKVDSLSGEVKGIPAKLYDAQIVTKDNIASTIIKDKVYKASQLCTGDVKKACAAAGIK, encoded by the coding sequence ATGAACGTTTGGACGCGTCGCGTCGTCATAGGCACCGCCGCCGTCTCGATGGCGCTCTCCGTGGCCGCCTGCGGCAAGGCCGGCGACAACGCCAAGGGCGGCGGCGACAACAAGACCATCGGCCTGCTCCTGCCGGAGAACAAGACCACGCGTTACGAGACCTTCGACCGCCCGCTGATGGAGGCGAAGATCAAGTCGCTGTGCAGCGACTGCACGGTCAAGTACAACAACGCGGCGCAGGAGACCGAGACCCAGAAGAAGCAGTTCGACGCGCTGATCACCCAGGGCGTGAAGGTGATCATTCTGGACGCGGTGGACTTCAAGGCGACCAAGTCCTGGGTGAACCAGGCCGCCGCCAAGGGTGTCAAGGTCATCGCCTACGACCGGCTGGCCGAGGGCAAGCTCTCCGCCTACGTGTCCTACGACAACGAGAAGATCGGCCGTCTGCAGGGCCAGGCCCTGGTCAAGGCGCTCGGCGACAAGGCCAAGGACAGCAATGTCGTCATGATCAACGGTTCGCCGACCGACCCGAACATGCCGTTCTTCAAGAAGGGCGCCCACAGCGTCCTCGACAAGCAGGTCAAGAAGGTCGCCTATGAGCAGGACATCCCGGACTGGTCGACGGACGAGGCCAACAAGAAGATGAACGCGGCTCTCGACTCCCTCGGCAAGGACGGCATCCAGGGCGTCTACTCCGGCAACGACGGTATGGCCGGCGGCATCATCACCGCGCTCAAGCAGAAGGGCGTCAAGGTCCCGGTCGGCGGCCAGGACGCCGAGCTCGCGGGCCTACAGCGGATCCTCAAGGGCGACCAGGCCTTCACGATCTACAAGCAGATCAAGCCGCAGGCCGACTCCACCGCCGAGATCGCGGTCAAGCTGCTCAAGGGCGAGAAGATCGGCTCCCTGACGGACACCAAGGTCGACAGCCTCAGCGGCGAGGTCAAGGGCATCCCGGCCAAGCTCTACGACGCGCAGATCGTGACCAAGGACAACATCGCCTCCACGATCATCAAGGACAAGGTCTACAAGGCGAGCCAGCTCTGCACCGGCGACGTCAAGAAGGCCTGCGCGGCGGCCGGCATCAAGTAG
- the ngcE gene encoding N-acetylglucosamine/diacetylchitobiose ABC transporter substrate-binding protein, producing MGSTSEFNRRDLVKRAAALGIIAVPSMGVLSACAGGGGGEDNKVEKGKKSAKNPLAVNDSAGLDVVIFDGGFGDKYARDAQGEYLKSFPKADGKVKLSSTQKIQSTLQPRFNGGNPPDLVDNSGAEQMDFGTLVAKDQLTDLTALLDAPSVDDPRKKVRDTLRPGVVEMGQFGGKETWILYYAYTVYGVWYSRSNLQKLDAEYPQTWDDMLALCAKAKKKGVAGWTYPGKYPYYLPFSLYPFIAKIGGEEVLRKIDNLEPNAWKDPAVKAAFDAYYELYKKGYVLKGSPGLDHLQSQKAWAEGKALFIPNGSWVENESAKQIAKNPHFDLAVGAPSSLSPSDKMPFGTLWASGGEPYIVPRKARNAEGGMELLRIMLGKKSSQNFIRQVSSLTSLNGGTEGLKLPPGLASAQAALQKAGQNIVNPRLQDWYVALQKERIGVGALGEMMAGRMTPDEAIKKIQKYADDTRDDSSVKKYKR from the coding sequence ATGGGATCCACCTCTGAATTCAACCGTCGCGATCTGGTCAAGCGGGCCGCGGCCCTGGGGATCATCGCCGTACCGTCCATGGGGGTGTTGTCGGCGTGCGCCGGCGGCGGTGGCGGTGAGGACAACAAGGTGGAGAAGGGCAAGAAATCAGCCAAGAACCCACTTGCGGTCAATGATTCGGCCGGCCTCGATGTGGTCATCTTCGACGGCGGATTCGGCGACAAGTACGCCAGGGATGCGCAGGGCGAGTACCTCAAGTCCTTCCCGAAGGCCGACGGCAAGGTCAAGCTCTCGTCCACCCAGAAGATCCAGTCGACGCTGCAGCCGCGTTTCAACGGCGGAAATCCGCCCGACCTCGTCGACAACTCCGGTGCGGAACAGATGGATTTCGGCACGCTGGTGGCCAAGGACCAGCTGACCGACCTCACCGCGCTCCTCGATGCCCCCTCCGTCGACGATCCGCGCAAGAAGGTGCGCGACACACTGCGTCCCGGTGTGGTCGAGATGGGGCAGTTCGGTGGCAAGGAAACCTGGATCCTCTACTACGCCTACACGGTCTACGGCGTCTGGTACTCCCGGAGCAATCTGCAGAAACTGGATGCGGAATACCCCCAGACCTGGGACGACATGCTGGCCCTGTGCGCGAAGGCCAAGAAGAAGGGCGTCGCCGGCTGGACGTACCCGGGCAAGTACCCGTATTACCTGCCCTTCAGCCTGTACCCGTTCATTGCCAAGATCGGCGGTGAAGAGGTCCTGCGGAAGATCGACAATCTGGAGCCGAACGCCTGGAAGGACCCGGCGGTGAAGGCGGCCTTCGACGCCTATTACGAGCTCTACAAGAAGGGCTACGTCCTCAAGGGCTCGCCCGGCCTGGACCACCTGCAGTCGCAGAAGGCATGGGCCGAGGGCAAGGCGCTGTTCATCCCCAACGGTTCCTGGGTGGAGAACGAGTCGGCCAAGCAGATCGCGAAGAACCCGCACTTCGATCTCGCGGTGGGCGCCCCGTCCAGCCTGTCCCCCTCCGACAAGATGCCGTTCGGCACCCTCTGGGCCTCCGGCGGCGAGCCGTACATCGTGCCCAGGAAGGCCCGGAACGCCGAGGGCGGTATGGAACTGCTGCGCATCATGCTCGGCAAGAAGTCCTCGCAGAACTTCATCCGGCAGGTCTCCTCCCTCACCTCCCTCAACGGCGGGACCGAGGGGCTGAAGCTTCCGCCCGGTCTGGCGTCGGCGCAGGCCGCGCTGCAGAAGGCCGGTCAGAACATCGTCAATCCGCGGCTGCAGGACTGGTATGTGGCGCTCCAGAAGGAGCGGATCGGTGTCGGTGCGCTGGGCGAGATGATGGCCGGCCGGATGACGCCCGACGAGGCCATCAAGAAGATCCAGAAGTACGCGGACGACACCCGCGACGACTCCAGCGTCAAGAAGTACAAGCGCTGA
- a CDS encoding carbohydrate ABC transporter permease: MKHGKYRFIAGFLVLPLAIYAIFVISPFVQAIYYSFTDWTGLSPDMKMVGFDNYARLFTDDVFWSAVGNSVTLLLLLPVVTLSLGLFFAFMLNVGGRRRKKAVIGGVRGSGAYKILYFFPQVLSVPIVALLFQFAYNPESGALNAFFKAIGLDNVQPDWLGDPQIALWCVMAAMVWANVGFYVVLFSAGMSSIPKDFYEAALLDGANRLNTFFRITLPLLWDTVQTGWIYMGILALDVSAFAFVQIMSVGPGGPDYSTEVLPLYVYQKTFRDGQAGYATAIGVSLLIVTLVFSAVVMRLGRRERLEF, from the coding sequence ATGAAACACGGTAAGTACCGTTTCATCGCGGGGTTCTTGGTCCTCCCGCTGGCGATTTACGCGATCTTCGTGATCTCGCCGTTCGTGCAGGCCATTTACTATTCCTTCACGGACTGGACCGGACTGAGTCCGGACATGAAGATGGTCGGCTTCGACAACTATGCGCGCCTCTTCACGGACGATGTCTTCTGGTCCGCCGTGGGCAACAGCGTGACGTTGTTGCTGCTCCTGCCGGTGGTGACGCTCTCGCTCGGGCTCTTCTTCGCCTTTATGCTCAACGTCGGTGGCCGTCGCCGGAAGAAGGCGGTCATCGGCGGGGTGCGTGGCTCGGGAGCCTACAAAATCCTCTACTTCTTCCCGCAGGTGCTGTCGGTCCCGATCGTCGCGCTGCTGTTCCAGTTCGCCTACAACCCGGAGAGCGGTGCGCTCAACGCCTTCTTCAAGGCGATCGGGCTCGACAATGTGCAGCCGGACTGGCTGGGCGATCCGCAGATCGCGCTGTGGTGCGTCATGGCCGCGATGGTGTGGGCCAATGTCGGCTTCTACGTCGTGCTCTTCTCCGCGGGAATGAGCTCCATTCCCAAGGACTTCTACGAAGCCGCGCTGCTGGACGGCGCGAACCGCCTCAACACGTTCTTCCGGATCACTCTGCCGCTGTTGTGGGACACCGTCCAGACCGGCTGGATCTATATGGGCATCCTCGCCCTGGACGTGTCGGCCTTCGCGTTCGTGCAGATCATGAGCGTCGGTCCGGGCGGTCCCGACTATTCGACCGAGGTCCTTCCGCTGTACGTGTACCAGAAGACCTTCCGCGACGGTCAGGCCGGATACGCGACGGCCATCGGCGTTTCCCTGCTGATCGTGACCCTCGTCTTCTCGGCCGTCGTGATGCGGCTGGGACGACGCGAGCGACTGGAGTTCTGA
- a CDS encoding carbohydrate ABC transporter permease produces the protein MSAQTDPADLPGVTKEQAPAGASPGPGVPGPRRGQGGKDAVRADGKSSEGTVLNVFSHGVLVIWGLLVTMPLLWAVVSSFKDDSEIFGSPWGLPSVLHFDNWSRAWDKANMGQYFLNSLIVVGGSLIGTMLLGAMAAYVLARFDFPGNRFLYFLFVGGMGFPVILALVPLFFVMKNMALLDTYHGLILVYIAYSLPFTVFFLSGFFKTLPTSVAEAALIDGASHTRTFFQVMLPMAKPGLISVGIFNFLGQWNQYLLPTVLNVGDPDKKMLTQGLVALAVSQGYKGDWSGLFAGLTIAMLPVLAAYIIFQRQVVAGLTAGALK, from the coding sequence ATGAGTGCGCAGACGGATCCCGCGGACCTCCCGGGTGTGACGAAGGAGCAGGCGCCCGCCGGGGCGTCCCCGGGCCCGGGAGTGCCCGGACCGCGCCGCGGACAGGGCGGTAAGGACGCCGTCCGCGCCGACGGCAAGAGCAGCGAGGGCACGGTCCTCAATGTCTTCTCGCACGGGGTGCTGGTGATCTGGGGCCTTCTGGTCACCATGCCGCTGCTGTGGGCGGTGGTGAGCTCCTTCAAGGATGACTCCGAGATCTTCGGCTCGCCCTGGGGCCTGCCCTCGGTCCTGCACTTCGACAACTGGTCACGCGCCTGGGACAAGGCGAACATGGGCCAGTACTTCCTCAACTCGCTGATCGTCGTGGGCGGTTCACTGATCGGCACGATGCTGTTGGGCGCGATGGCGGCGTATGTGCTGGCCCGCTTCGACTTCCCGGGCAACCGCTTCCTGTACTTCCTGTTCGTGGGCGGGATGGGCTTCCCGGTCATCCTGGCGCTGGTCCCGTTGTTCTTCGTCATGAAGAACATGGCGCTGCTGGACACCTACCACGGCCTGATCCTGGTCTACATCGCCTACTCGCTGCCGTTCACGGTCTTCTTCCTCAGCGGGTTCTTCAAAACCCTGCCCACCTCGGTGGCCGAGGCCGCGCTCATCGACGGCGCCTCGCACACCCGCACCTTCTTCCAGGTGATGCTGCCGATGGCCAAGCCCGGCCTGATCAGCGTCGGGATCTTCAACTTCCTCGGCCAGTGGAACCAGTACCTGCTGCCGACGGTGCTCAACGTCGGGGACCCGGACAAGAAGATGCTGACCCAGGGGCTGGTGGCGCTGGCGGTGAGTCAGGGCTACAAGGGGGACTGGTCCGGTCTGTTCGCGGGGCTGACGATCGCGATGCTGCCGGTGCTCGCCGCGTACATCATCTTCCAGCGGCAGGTGGTGGCCGGGCTGACCGCGGGCGCCCTCAAATAG
- a CDS encoding ATP-binding cassette domain-containing protein: MIHVSATPVLALRGVSKRFGAVQALTDVTLEIHPGEVVALVGDNGAGKSTLVKTISGVHPVDDGAIEWEGRAVRITKPHDAQELGVATVYQDLALCDNLDVVANLYLGNEIRTAGVLDEIAMEKRAKELLDTLSIRIPSVRIPVAALSGGQRQVVAIARALIGDPKVVILDEPTAALGVEQTAQVLDLVERLRERELGVILISHNMADVQAVADRVAVLRLGRNNGVFDVEGTSHEEIIAAITGASDNAVTRRKARTDQVKKEAGA; encoded by the coding sequence ATGATTCACGTGTCCGCTACGCCTGTGCTGGCGTTGCGCGGAGTCTCCAAGCGGTTCGGCGCCGTCCAGGCACTCACGGACGTCACCCTGGAGATCCACCCCGGTGAGGTGGTCGCCCTCGTCGGCGACAACGGCGCCGGCAAGTCCACCCTCGTCAAGACCATCTCGGGCGTCCACCCGGTCGACGACGGCGCCATCGAATGGGAGGGCCGGGCGGTGCGCATCACCAAGCCGCACGACGCCCAGGAACTCGGCGTCGCCACCGTCTACCAGGACCTCGCGCTCTGCGACAACCTCGATGTCGTCGCCAACCTCTACCTCGGCAACGAGATCCGCACGGCGGGCGTCCTCGACGAGATCGCCATGGAGAAGCGCGCCAAGGAGCTGCTGGACACCCTGTCCATCCGCATCCCGAGCGTCCGTATCCCCGTCGCCGCGCTCTCCGGCGGCCAGCGGCAGGTCGTCGCCATCGCCCGCGCACTGATCGGCGACCCCAAGGTCGTCATCCTCGACGAGCCCACCGCCGCCCTCGGTGTCGAGCAGACCGCCCAGGTCCTCGACCTCGTCGAGCGGCTGCGCGAGCGCGAGCTCGGCGTCATCCTCATCAGCCACAACATGGCCGATGTACAGGCCGTCGCGGACCGGGTCGCGGTACTGCGGCTGGGCCGCAACAACGGTGTCTTCGATGTCGAGGGCACCTCCCACGAAGAGATCATCGCCGCCATCACCGGCGCCTCGGACAACGCCGTGACCCGCCGCAAGGCGCGTACGGACCAGGTGAAGAAGGAGGCCGGCGCATGA